In a single window of the Paenibacillus sp. MMS20-IR301 genome:
- a CDS encoding transposase, which produces MIAEVGDVHRFSNADVLARFAGIVPICFSWSGWSKDKSKRRLPSAE; this is translated from the coding sequence TTGATTGCTGAGGTAGGAGATGTACACCGCTTCTCTAACGCTGATGTGCTAGCCCGTTTTGCCGGAATCGTTCCCATTTGCTTCAGTTGGAGCGGCTGGAGCAAAGATAAAAGCAAACGGAGGCTACCCAGTGCCGAATGA